One window of the Pseudarthrobacter sp. ATCC 49987 genome contains the following:
- a CDS encoding DUF6221 family protein, which translates to MDIVEFLSERISEDEAVARTLLGDRTVSKSGAWYEQRLLLECEAKRRLISIVESARQAALAAMVSDPGHDSGWIPQSLEWMERSLNALALPYFDHPDFEQDWLRA; encoded by the coding sequence GTGGACATTGTCGAATTCCTGTCCGAGCGAATCAGCGAGGACGAGGCCGTGGCCCGGACCCTCCTCGGCGACCGGACTGTCTCGAAATCCGGCGCCTGGTACGAGCAGCGCCTTTTGCTCGAGTGCGAGGCGAAGCGGCGCCTGATCAGCATCGTGGAATCCGCCCGGCAGGCTGCCCTTGCCGCGATGGTCAGCGATCCTGGCCACGACTCCGGCTGGATCCCGCAGTCCCTTGAATGGATGGAGCGCTCGCTCAACGCCCTGGCTCTGCCCTACTTCGACCACCCCGACTTCGAGCAGGACTGGCTCCGGGCCTAG
- a CDS encoding GAF and ANTAR domain-containing protein — protein sequence MMVPSSAETGAGAPPVPGEPMSADALAIRLGDIARELQHEDDVDSMLAGIVHAALELVPHVAEASVSLVTGRRTIDSRAASSDLPGRVDALQSETGQGPCMDASYEERVVSVPDLSTDQRWPEFSRAAVKLGARSMLSFQLFVDGDHLGALNLFGEDVGAFDAESERIGALVAAHAAVAVAGSKQVSQLTLALDTRDLIGQAKGILMERYKITAQQAFLLLSRASSELNVKLRDVAERLTVSGEMAKKP from the coding sequence ATGATGGTGCCAAGTTCAGCGGAAACCGGTGCCGGGGCGCCGCCTGTGCCCGGCGAGCCGATGAGCGCAGACGCCCTCGCCATCCGGCTGGGTGACATCGCCCGGGAGCTGCAGCACGAGGACGACGTCGACTCGATGCTGGCCGGGATCGTGCACGCTGCCCTTGAGCTCGTGCCGCACGTGGCCGAGGCCTCGGTCAGCCTGGTCACTGGCCGCCGGACGATTGACTCGCGTGCCGCTTCCAGTGATCTTCCGGGCCGGGTGGACGCCCTGCAAAGCGAAACCGGGCAGGGGCCGTGCATGGATGCGTCCTATGAAGAGCGGGTCGTCAGCGTTCCCGACCTCAGCACGGACCAACGCTGGCCGGAATTCTCGCGGGCGGCCGTCAAGCTGGGGGCGCGGAGCATGCTCTCCTTCCAGCTCTTTGTGGATGGTGACCACCTCGGAGCCTTGAACCTCTTCGGGGAGGACGTGGGCGCCTTCGATGCCGAATCCGAGCGTATCGGGGCACTGGTGGCCGCCCACGCCGCCGTCGCCGTCGCCGGGAGCAAGCAGGTCAGCCAGCTCACCCTGGCCCTGGACACGCGGGACCTGATCGGTCAGGCCAAAGGAATCCTGATGGAGCGCTACAAGATCACCGCCCAGCAGGCGTTCCTGCTGCTGTCGCGGGCCAGCTCAGAGCTGAACGTTAAGCTGCGCGACGTCGCGGAAAGGCTCACCGTCAGCGGGGAAATGGCCAAGAAGCCCTGA
- a CDS encoding GAF and ANTAR domain-containing protein: MLNKPFNPLPLDELTAVFARIKDLLLTEDKVDRALQLLLQAVRDAIPGSAGAGISVFDTQGRGSSTAATSGLVGQADMAQHGLGQGPCIDAWTAGKTVLVHDAAADTRWPLWSEAVAGLPVRSALSTPLAAAGGPIGTLKLYAVLPAAYTAATGHLLEKFAVPAATLLAHIQGPATPRHLSAPLKGALAGRDNTNRACGVLVERHGLSAEQALQELLRRARTEGEPLSRVCSGLIDGSSMAAGS, translated from the coding sequence GTGCTGAACAAACCATTCAATCCCCTCCCCCTCGATGAACTGACCGCCGTTTTCGCGCGCATCAAAGACCTGCTCCTAACCGAGGACAAGGTCGATCGTGCCCTCCAGTTGCTCCTCCAGGCCGTCCGCGACGCCATTCCGGGATCGGCCGGGGCGGGAATCTCGGTGTTTGATACACAAGGCCGCGGAAGCAGCACCGCGGCGACTTCAGGGCTCGTGGGGCAGGCGGACATGGCCCAGCACGGCTTGGGCCAGGGCCCGTGCATCGACGCCTGGACGGCCGGAAAAACGGTCCTGGTCCACGACGCCGCCGCGGATACCCGGTGGCCGCTCTGGAGCGAGGCTGTCGCTGGCTTGCCCGTCCGCTCCGCCCTCAGCACGCCGCTGGCCGCCGCGGGCGGCCCCATCGGAACCCTGAAGCTCTATGCTGTCCTGCCGGCTGCCTATACCGCCGCGACCGGGCACCTCCTTGAGAAATTCGCCGTTCCCGCTGCTACCCTGCTGGCCCATATCCAGGGCCCGGCAACGCCCCGGCACCTGAGCGCGCCACTGAAAGGTGCACTCGCCGGCCGGGACAACACCAACCGCGCGTGCGGGGTCCTGGTGGAGCGCCACGGGCTGTCGGCAGAGCAGGCACTCCAGGAGTTGCTGCGCCGCGCCCGGACAGAGGGTGAGCCGCTGTCCCGGGTGTGCTCGGGGCTCATCGATGGCTCATCGATGGCTGCCGGCAGCTGA
- a CDS encoding LLM class flavin-dependent oxidoreductase, whose translation MDFGIFTFGELSRNFSTGRALSPQQRLKEIIELAKLADQAGLGFLGLGEHHRRDFALSAPEIVLAAIARETTTLRLSTAVTVLSTQDPVRLFEQFATLDLISDGRAEIIAGRGAFIESYPLFGHELEDYDALFDEKLQLLLELRDNAAVTWQGTLTQSIPGMDIAPRPVQDRLPVWVGVGGTPASFARAGRLGLPLFVALLSGPARFRRLVELYHQSAADAGHDPGTLQVGAGGHFYAAPTSQQARDTFYPYYRAYFEQNMPRPVDHFPRSTFDDWAAPGGGLLVGSPQQVIEKLLEIHDTLGTNRYMAQIGLGGLPFAETARSVELLATEIMPAVNREIGAVQPVRSTSVGGGQRDLQETAGGVPAARGPEVPA comes from the coding sequence ATGGATTTCGGTATCTTCACCTTCGGCGAACTTTCCCGCAACTTCAGCACCGGCAGGGCTTTGTCCCCGCAGCAGCGGCTGAAGGAGATCATTGAGCTTGCCAAACTGGCGGACCAGGCAGGCCTGGGATTCCTGGGCCTGGGCGAGCATCACCGGCGCGACTTCGCCCTGTCCGCCCCCGAAATCGTGCTGGCCGCCATCGCCCGGGAAACCACGACGCTGCGGCTCAGCACGGCCGTCACGGTGCTCTCCACGCAGGACCCCGTGCGGCTCTTTGAGCAGTTCGCCACCCTGGACCTGATCTCCGACGGGCGCGCGGAGATCATCGCCGGACGCGGCGCATTCATCGAGTCCTACCCGCTGTTCGGCCACGAACTGGAGGACTATGACGCCCTCTTCGACGAGAAGCTGCAGCTGCTGCTGGAGCTGCGGGACAACGCAGCCGTGACCTGGCAGGGGACGCTGACCCAGAGCATTCCCGGAATGGACATCGCGCCGCGCCCGGTCCAGGACAGGCTCCCCGTCTGGGTCGGCGTCGGCGGAACCCCGGCCAGTTTCGCGCGGGCCGGACGGCTGGGGCTGCCCCTGTTTGTTGCCCTATTGTCCGGACCCGCCCGGTTCCGCCGTCTGGTGGAGCTGTACCACCAGTCGGCCGCCGACGCCGGGCACGACCCCGGAACCCTGCAGGTGGGTGCCGGTGGCCACTTCTACGCGGCCCCCACCTCGCAGCAGGCACGCGACACTTTCTACCCTTACTACCGGGCCTATTTCGAGCAGAACATGCCGCGCCCGGTGGACCATTTTCCGCGATCCACCTTCGATGACTGGGCCGCACCCGGCGGCGGCCTCCTGGTGGGCAGCCCGCAGCAAGTCATCGAGAAGCTGCTGGAAATCCATGACACGCTCGGCACCAACCGCTACATGGCCCAGATCGGCCTCGGCGGCCTGCCGTTTGCCGAGACGGCCCGGTCCGTCGAGCTGCTGGCCACGGAGATCATGCCGGCCGTGAACCGGGAAATCGGGGCAGTTCAGCCGGTGCGGAGCACCTCAGTCGGCGGCGGCCAGCGGGATCTCCAGGAAACCGCCGGCGGCGTCCCAGCTGCTCGCGGTCCCGAGGTGCCGGCTTAG
- a CDS encoding CapA family protein: protein MLIGLLGDVMLGRLVNERLRRVSADYPWGDTGSVLRQADLTIANLECVLAAGGDPEAGKVFHFRSDPKNVASLRSAGIGMVSLANNHVLDYGAGAFREMLPALDAAGILHAGAGLDREAARRPAVRRVSGTAVGLIAFTDNQPDWEAGRGPGVFYVPVVDSDRRVADLLALVRRTTARVQLLIVSTHWGPNWGSGAPSEHRELARALIGAGADVVYGHSPHIFRGVELYRGRPIIYSAGDFVDDYAVDPLERNDQSFIFLLDTDGGTPLGLRLYPTLITDFQARLAGAGSLRIAERMQRLSRHLGTASSWDAAGGFLEIPLAAAD from the coding sequence ATGTTGATCGGGTTGTTGGGCGACGTCATGCTGGGCCGGCTGGTCAACGAGCGGCTGCGACGGGTCAGCGCAGATTACCCATGGGGAGACACCGGCTCCGTGCTGCGCCAGGCGGACCTCACGATCGCCAACCTCGAATGCGTCCTGGCCGCCGGCGGGGACCCGGAAGCCGGAAAAGTGTTCCATTTCCGCTCCGACCCGAAGAACGTGGCAAGCCTCCGCTCCGCGGGGATCGGGATGGTCTCGCTGGCCAACAATCATGTGCTGGACTACGGGGCAGGCGCCTTCCGGGAAATGCTGCCGGCGCTCGACGCGGCCGGCATCCTGCATGCCGGCGCCGGGCTGGACCGGGAGGCCGCGCGCCGGCCTGCGGTGCGCCGCGTGTCAGGGACCGCCGTCGGCCTCATTGCCTTTACCGACAACCAGCCTGATTGGGAAGCCGGCCGCGGGCCCGGCGTCTTCTACGTTCCGGTCGTGGACAGCGACCGGCGGGTGGCGGACCTGCTGGCGCTGGTCCGGCGGACGACGGCCCGTGTCCAACTCCTGATCGTCTCCACGCATTGGGGGCCCAACTGGGGCTCCGGCGCCCCGTCCGAGCACCGCGAGCTGGCCCGGGCACTGATCGGGGCGGGGGCCGACGTCGTCTACGGGCACTCGCCGCACATCTTCCGCGGCGTCGAGCTCTACCGGGGCCGGCCGATCATCTACAGCGCCGGGGACTTCGTGGACGACTACGCGGTGGACCCGCTGGAGCGCAACGACCAGTCGTTCATCTTCCTGCTCGACACGGACGGTGGCACGCCGCTGGGCCTGCGGCTGTATCCGACGCTGATCACCGATTTCCAGGCCCGGTTGGCGGGTGCGGGTTCGCTGCGCATCGCGGAACGGATGCAGCGGCTAAGCCGGCACCTCGGGACCGCGAGCAGCTGGGACGCCGCCGGCGGTTTCCTGGAGATCCCGCTGGCCGCCGCCGACTGA
- a CDS encoding IS481 family transposase, with amino-acid sequence MVHRNARLTPAGRSILVQRLLGGRPVAHVAKEMGVSRACAHRWLKRYVEHGWDGMEDRSSRPHSCPHATPEAKIEDVLAAREKHREGPVELAERCKVPARTVSRIIARAGLPRLWELDPISGERIRAGRATDHRYERDTAGELLHIDVKKLGGIANGGGWRVHGRSEAVRGRGIGYDYVHVAVDDHSRLAYVEVLPDEKGPTCARFLTNAAAFMAANGAPVREVMTDNALAYIRSADFATAIADLGAKHRRTKPRSPWQNGKAERFNRTLQEGWAYKNAYDSSDDRTQALTGWLDFYNHRRNHSALGGRPPISRCNQPAG; translated from the coding sequence ATGGTCCACCGTAATGCCCGTCTGACTCCTGCCGGTAGAAGCATCCTTGTCCAGCGTCTTCTGGGCGGCCGTCCCGTGGCGCATGTGGCGAAGGAAATGGGTGTTTCCCGCGCATGCGCCCACCGGTGGCTCAAGCGCTATGTCGAACACGGCTGGGACGGGATGGAGGACCGGTCCTCACGCCCGCATTCGTGCCCGCACGCCACCCCCGAGGCGAAGATCGAGGACGTGCTCGCGGCTCGGGAGAAGCACCGCGAAGGCCCGGTCGAGCTGGCCGAACGCTGCAAGGTCCCGGCCCGCACGGTCTCTAGGATCATCGCCAGGGCCGGGCTGCCCCGGTTGTGGGAACTGGACCCGATCAGCGGCGAACGCATCCGGGCCGGCCGGGCCACCGACCACCGTTACGAACGCGACACCGCCGGAGAGTTGCTGCATATCGACGTCAAGAAACTCGGCGGCATAGCGAACGGCGGCGGCTGGCGGGTCCATGGCCGCAGCGAAGCCGTCAGAGGCCGCGGCATCGGGTACGACTACGTCCACGTCGCCGTGGATGACCACTCCCGCCTGGCCTACGTTGAGGTCCTGCCCGACGAGAAAGGGCCGACCTGCGCCCGGTTCCTGACCAACGCCGCGGCGTTCATGGCCGCGAACGGGGCACCGGTGCGCGAAGTCATGACCGACAACGCCCTGGCCTACATCCGGTCCGCGGACTTCGCTACGGCCATCGCGGATCTCGGCGCCAAACACCGGCGCACCAAACCGCGCAGCCCGTGGCAGAACGGCAAGGCCGAGCGGTTCAACCGCACTCTCCAGGAAGGCTGGGCCTATAAGAACGCCTATGACTCCAGCGACGACCGCACACAGGCCCTCACGGGCTGGCTAGACTTCTACAACCACCGCCGCAACCACAGCGCCCTCGGAGGACGACCACCCATCAGCAGATGTAACCAACCTGCTGGCTGA
- a CDS encoding DUF2630 family protein has product MDEQHILQQISALVEEEQALREKAPSSVPDYEHGPEHARLQRIEEDLDQCWDLLRQRRAKRQYGENPDEAQPRPVKQVENYES; this is encoded by the coding sequence ATGGACGAACAACACATCCTGCAGCAAATCTCAGCGCTGGTGGAAGAAGAGCAGGCGCTCCGCGAGAAGGCCCCCTCCTCTGTGCCGGATTATGAACACGGCCCGGAGCATGCCCGGTTGCAGCGCATCGAAGAGGACCTGGACCAGTGCTGGGACCTCCTGCGGCAGCGCCGGGCCAAGCGGCAGTACGGTGAAAACCCGGATGAGGCGCAGCCCCGCCCGGTCAAGCAAGTGGAAAACTACGAGTCCTAG
- a CDS encoding PilZ domain-containing protein, which translates to MIVVAAVILYAAAGVAGWVPWATSPGSTVAAGAWLLLAGVVLVLGTRRIRASEFATSRRNGHRIAIKAPVTIGGVQGQLLDISMGGAAVSFAQGVLQEGQRVHLALPGAKPVALEVVRVWDGADGSETSSLRAADGDWATYRALSLWIFHTPGNAIPGFPPGVPAAASLRIG; encoded by the coding sequence GTGATCGTTGTGGCCGCAGTCATCCTGTACGCCGCGGCCGGCGTTGCCGGGTGGGTGCCGTGGGCGACCAGCCCGGGGTCCACCGTGGCCGCCGGCGCCTGGCTGCTGCTGGCCGGCGTCGTACTGGTGCTGGGAACCCGGCGGATCCGGGCATCCGAATTCGCGACCTCGCGGCGGAACGGCCACCGGATAGCCATCAAAGCTCCCGTAACCATTGGCGGAGTCCAGGGGCAACTGCTGGACATCTCCATGGGAGGGGCGGCGGTGAGCTTCGCTCAGGGAGTGCTGCAGGAAGGACAGCGCGTCCACCTGGCTCTTCCCGGCGCGAAGCCCGTCGCCCTGGAGGTCGTGCGGGTGTGGGACGGCGCCGACGGCTCGGAAACATCGTCACTGCGGGCGGCGGATGGCGACTGGGCCACGTACCGCGCCCTGTCACTGTGGATATTCCACACCCCCGGTAACGCCATCCCGGGATTCCCGCCCGGCGTTCCGGCTGCCGCCTCCCTGCGCATCGGCTGA